One Phalacrocorax aristotelis chromosome 10, bGulAri2.1, whole genome shotgun sequence genomic region harbors:
- the PSMC3 gene encoding 26S proteasome regulatory subunit 6A, which produces MASVWDESEDGVGEEVLKMSTEEIVQRTRLLDSEIKIMKSEVLRVTHELQAMKDKIKENSEKIKVNKTLPYLVSNVIELLDVDPNDQEEDGANIDLDSQRKGKCAVIKTSTRQTYFLPVIGLVDAEKLKPGDLVGVNKDSYLILETLPTEYDSRVKAMEVDERPTEQYSDIGGLDKQIQELVEAIVLPMNHKEKFENLGIQPPKGVLMYGPPGTGKTLLARACAAQTKATFLKLAGPQLVQMFIGDGAKLVRDAFALAKEKAPSIIFIDELDAIGTKRFDSEKAGDREVQRTMLELLNQLDGFQPNTQVKVIAATNRVDILDPALLRSGRLDRKIEFPMPNEEARARIMQIHSRKMNVSPDVNYEELARCTDDFNGAQCKAVCVEAGMIALRRGATELTHEDYMEGILEVQAKKKANLQYYA; this is translated from the exons ATCATGAAGAGTGAAGTGCTGAGAGTAACCCATGAGCTTCAGGCTATGAAAGACAAGATCAAAGAGAACAGCGAGAAGATCAAAGTGAACAAAACCCTGCCGTACCTTGTCTCTAATGTTATTGAG ctgctggACGTTGACCCCAATGAccaggaggaggatggagcaAACATTGACCTGGATTCCCAGAGAAAGGGCAAGTGTGCTGTGATCAAGACCTCTACACGCCAG ACGTATTTCCTGCCTGTTATTGGGTTGGTTGATGCTGAGAAGTTGAAGCCTGGAGACCTAGTG GGAGTGAACAAAGACTCTTACTTGATCCTGGAGACTCTGCCTACGGAATATGATTCACGGGTGAAAGCCATGGAGGTGGATGAGAGACCCACAGAGCAGTACAGTGACATCGGGGGGCTGGATAAACAAATCCAAGAG CTCGTGGAGGCCATTGTCCTGCCAATGAACCATAAGGAGAAATTTGAAAACTTGGGTATACAGCCGCCCAAAGGTGTCCTTATGTATGGGCCTCCAGGAACGGGGAAGACGCTTTTAGCTCGAGCATGTGCTGCCCAGACCAAG GCTACATTCCTGAAGCTTGCGGGTCCACAACTTGTGCAGATGTTCATTGGCGATGGAGCTAAGCTGGTACGCGATGCTTTTGCTCTAGCCAAGGAAAAAGCGCCTTCCATCATCTTTATCGACGAACTGGATGCCATTGGCACCAAAAG GTTTGATAGCGAGAAGGCTGGTGATCGGGAGGTACAGAGGACCATGCTGGAGCTGCTTAATCAGCTTGACGGTTTCCAGCCCAACACACAAGTCAAG GTGATCGCTGCAACCAACAGGGTTGATATCTTGGACCCAGCTTTGCTCCGCTCTGGACGATTAGATCGGAAGATTGAGTTCCCAATGCCTAATGAGGAGGCCAGAGCCAGAATTATGCAGATCCATTCACGCAAAATGAATGTCAG CCCTGATGTGAACTATGAGGAGCTGGCTCGCTGCACAGATGATTTCAATGGAGCGCAGTGCAAGGCTGTGTGCGTTGAAGCG GGGATGATTGCCCTCCGCCGTGGAGCTACAGAGCTCACCCATGAGGACTACATGGAAGGAATCCTGGAGgttcaagcaaagaaaaaagccaatCTGCAGTACTATGCCTGA
- the LOC142062669 gene encoding transmembrane protein 178B-like has translation MAAAAQALSGSGLLLAAAALALLAVAIGTDSWYETDARRHRERCRGFGHKRSDPPGSMSAPSSHLPLRARPPRALLPGLPPAPAPAAAAAATLDSHCGRRFNSTVSGLWRRCHRAGYEPDSEELIRKGVIQRCTAVKYHYTSSSLPRNLPINITNTIRQDEWHALHLRRMTAGFIGMAVSIILFGWIIGVLGCCKQQELMQYVAGLLFLMGGTCCIISLCTCVAGINFELSRYPRYVYGLPEDISHGYGWSMFCAWGGLGLTLLAGFLCTLAPSLNTSRVSVQKPRQENGAV, from the exons ATGGCGGCCGCGGCTCAGGCGCTGAGCGGCTCCGGGCTGCTcctggccgccgccgccctcgcCCTCCTGGCCGTGGCCATCGGCACCGACTCCTGGTACGAGACGGACGCCCGGCGGCACCGGGAGCGCTGCCGCGGCTTCGGCCACAAGCGCAGCGACCCGCCCGGTTCCATGTCGGCGCCCAGCTCCCACCTgccgctccgcgcccggccccCGCGGGCCCTGCTCCCCGGGctgcccccggcccccgccccggccgccgccgccgccgccaccctgGACTCGCACTGCGGCCGCCGCTTCAACTCCACCGTCTCGGGGCTCTGGAGGCGCTGCCACCGCGCGGGGTACGAGCCGGACAGCGAGGAGCTCATCCGGAAAG GAGTTATTCAGCGCTGCACCGCTGTGAAGTACCACTACACCTCCAGCTCACTGCCTCGCAACTTACCCATCAACATCACGAACACCATCCGGCAGGATGAGTGGCACGCGCTCC ATCTGCGGAGGATGACAGCTGGCTTCATTGGCATGGCAGTCTCCATCATCCTGTTTGGGTGGATCATTGGTGTGCTGggctgctgcaaacagcaggaGCTCATGCAGTATGTGGCTGGGCTGCTCTTCCTAATGGGAG GTACATGCTGTATCATCTCACTCTGCACATGCGTAGCTGGGATCAATTTTGAGTTATCTCGCTACCCTCGCTACGTCTATGGGCTGCCAGAGGACATCAGTCATGGCTATGGCTGGTCCATGTTCTGTGCCTGGGGAGGCCTGGGCCTCACCCTGCTGGCTGGGTTCCTCTGCACGTTGGCCCCGTCACTCAACACTTCTCGGGTGTCGGTACAAAAACCCAGACAAGAAAATGGGGCTGTGTGA
- the SLC39A13 gene encoding zinc transporter ZIP13 isoform X1, with amino-acid sequence MTKQKLLLDGTLSLFLVVACEAQQLLRSHVAASSGPLCEKEAESWGNIFSSERLDAWICSLIGSFIVGLSGVFPLLVIPFETGAALRSEAGSHRLKQLLSFAIGGLLGNVFLHLLPEAWAYTCSATTGEGQSFQQQKLLGLWVIIGFLTFLVLEKIFLEKEEEECPGVGCDSKALAGKIPNGSGYPLSKVTGQSQRAGTGSTQCNGSSLQSCPTDNRIKISGYLNLLANTIDNFTHGLAVAASFLVSRKVGFLTTMAILLHEIPHEVGDFAILLRAGFDRWSAAKMQLSTALGGILGACFAICAQSPKGAGETVAWILPFTSGGFLYIALVNVVPDLLEEKNPWNSLQQILLLCTGITVMVLLSLTTE; translated from the exons atgacaaaacaaaagcttctgCTTGATGGAACACTCTCCTTGTTTCTGGTCGTGGCCTGTGAAGCTCAGCAGCTCCTGAGGAGTCATGTTGCTGCCAGTTCTGGTCCTCTGTGTGAGAAGGAGGCAGAATCCTggggaaatattttcagcagcGAGCGGCTGGATGCCTGGATCTGTTCCCTCATCGGTTCATTCATAGTGGGGCTGAGTGGCGTCTTCCCCTTGCTGGTGATCCCATTTGAGACAGGTGCCGCTCTGCGGTCAGAAG ctggaTCACACCGTTTGAAGCAGTTGTTGAGTTTTGCAATTGGTGGGCTACTGGGGAATGTGTTTCTGCACTTGCTTCCTGAAGCCTGGGCCTACACATGCAGTGCAACAACAG GAGAAGGGCAGAGCTTTCAGCAACAGAAGCTTCTGGGTCTCTGGGTGATCATTGGTTTCCTGACCTTCCTGGTGCTAGAGAAGATCTTCctagagaaagaagaggaggagtgCCCTGGTGTG GGCTGTGATTCCAAAGCACTGGCTGGAAAGATTCCCAATGGAAGCGGCTACCCCCTTTCAAAGGTGACAGGCCAATCCCAAAGAGCAGGAACAGGTTCAACTCAGTGTAATGGCTCCTCTCTCCAGTCTTGCCCAACAGACAACAGAATCAAG ATTAGCGGATacctcaatctgctggccaaCACCATTGATAACTTTACACATGGCCTGGCAGTAGCAGCCAGCTTCCTGGTTAGCAGAAAG gTTGGGTTCCTAACCACAATGGCCATTCTCCTGCATGAAATCCCACATGAG GTTGGAGACTTTGCAATCCTACTTCGGGCTGGCTTTGACCGCTGGAGTGCAGCCAAGATGCAGCTTTCCACAGCTCTAGGGGGGATTCTAGGAGCCTGCTTTGCAATATGTGCTCAGTCACCAAAAGGAGCAG GGGAAACGGTAGCCTGGATCCTCCCTTTCACTTCTGGAGGATTTCTATATATTGCCTTGGTAAATGTTGTGCCTGATCTCCTGGAGGAAAAGAACCCTTG GAACTCCCTGCAGCAAATTCTGCTCCTGTGTACAGGCATTACAGTCATGGTGCTACTCTCGCTCACAACCGAGTGA
- the SLC39A13 gene encoding zinc transporter ZIP13 isoform X2: protein MTKQKLLLDGTLSLFLVVACEAQQLLRSHVAASSGPLCEKEAESWGNIFSSERLDAWICSLIGSFIVGLSGVFPLLVIPFETGAALRSEAGSHRLKQLLSFAIGGLLGNVFLHLLPEAWAYTCSATTGEGQSFQQQKLLGLWVIIGFLTFLVLEKIFLEKEEEECPGVGCDSKALAGKIPNGSGYPLSKVTGQSQRAGTGSTQCNGSSLQSCPTDNRIKVGFLTTMAILLHEIPHEVGDFAILLRAGFDRWSAAKMQLSTALGGILGACFAICAQSPKGAGETVAWILPFTSGGFLYIALVNVVPDLLEEKNPWNSLQQILLLCTGITVMVLLSLTTE, encoded by the exons atgacaaaacaaaagcttctgCTTGATGGAACACTCTCCTTGTTTCTGGTCGTGGCCTGTGAAGCTCAGCAGCTCCTGAGGAGTCATGTTGCTGCCAGTTCTGGTCCTCTGTGTGAGAAGGAGGCAGAATCCTggggaaatattttcagcagcGAGCGGCTGGATGCCTGGATCTGTTCCCTCATCGGTTCATTCATAGTGGGGCTGAGTGGCGTCTTCCCCTTGCTGGTGATCCCATTTGAGACAGGTGCCGCTCTGCGGTCAGAAG ctggaTCACACCGTTTGAAGCAGTTGTTGAGTTTTGCAATTGGTGGGCTACTGGGGAATGTGTTTCTGCACTTGCTTCCTGAAGCCTGGGCCTACACATGCAGTGCAACAACAG GAGAAGGGCAGAGCTTTCAGCAACAGAAGCTTCTGGGTCTCTGGGTGATCATTGGTTTCCTGACCTTCCTGGTGCTAGAGAAGATCTTCctagagaaagaagaggaggagtgCCCTGGTGTG GGCTGTGATTCCAAAGCACTGGCTGGAAAGATTCCCAATGGAAGCGGCTACCCCCTTTCAAAGGTGACAGGCCAATCCCAAAGAGCAGGAACAGGTTCAACTCAGTGTAATGGCTCCTCTCTCCAGTCTTGCCCAACAGACAACAGAATCAAG gTTGGGTTCCTAACCACAATGGCCATTCTCCTGCATGAAATCCCACATGAG GTTGGAGACTTTGCAATCCTACTTCGGGCTGGCTTTGACCGCTGGAGTGCAGCCAAGATGCAGCTTTCCACAGCTCTAGGGGGGATTCTAGGAGCCTGCTTTGCAATATGTGCTCAGTCACCAAAAGGAGCAG GGGAAACGGTAGCCTGGATCCTCCCTTTCACTTCTGGAGGATTTCTATATATTGCCTTGGTAAATGTTGTGCCTGATCTCCTGGAGGAAAAGAACCCTTG GAACTCCCTGCAGCAAATTCTGCTCCTGTGTACAGGCATTACAGTCATGGTGCTACTCTCGCTCACAACCGAGTGA